A genomic segment from Triticum dicoccoides isolate Atlit2015 ecotype Zavitan chromosome 1A, WEW_v2.0, whole genome shotgun sequence encodes:
- the LOC119352955 gene encoding very-long-chain 3-oxoacyl-CoA reductase-like protein At1g24470 — protein sequence MPQLEEIVSTAGGAGSPPPLWFLVFLALGLHAVVVSAATFLARLYRAFLRRGKDLGLRYSAWAVVTGATDGIGRALALELARRGLHLVLVGRNPAKLSRVSKEAKDAAPSCMVKSVVFDLAGDATELSLGAARVAVAVKGLDVGLLVNNAGATYPCAAYFHEVETPVWEAVVRVNVEAATRISRAVVPAMAGKGRGAIVNVGSGSSVVVPAFPLYAVYAASKAYIDQLLPPSGTSGVSRSLSVEYKQYGVDVQCQIPLYVATKMSPVKGHSPFIPSPEEYVKAAIRCIGYEPRCVPYWRHSVQWFLASLAPDSALNLWRVRVGVRKRNEMRALLGEKELS from the exons ATGCCTCAGTTGGAAGAGATTGTCTCGACGGCCGGCGGGGCAggctcgccgccgccgctgtggTTTCTGGTCTTCCTCGCCCTCGGCCTCCACGCCGTTGTTGTATCCGCCGCGACCTTCCTCGCGAGGCTGTACCGCGCGTTCCTCCGGCGGGGGAAGGACCTGGGCCTGCGCTACAGCGCgtgggcggtggtcaccggcgccaccgacggcaTCGGCCGAGCGCTGGCGCTCGAGCTCGCGCGCAGGGGGCTCCACCTCGTCCTCGTCG gcCGGAACCCCGCCAAGCTGTCCCGCGTCAGCAAGGAGGCGAAGGATGCGGCGCCGTCCTGCATGGTTAAGAGCGTGGTGTTCGACCTCGCCGGCGACGCGACAGAGCTGTCGCTGGGCGCGGCGAGGGTGGCGGTGGCCGTGAAGGGGCTCGACGTGGGCCTCCTGGTGAACAACGCCGGCGCGACGTACCCTTGCGCGGCCTACTTCCACGAGGTGGAGACCCCGGTGTGGGAGGCCGTGGTGCGGGTGAACGTGGAGGCGGCCACGCGGATCTCGCGCGCCGTCGTGCCCGCGATGGCGGGCAAGGGGAGGGGCGCCATCGTCAACGTCGGGTCGGGGTCGTCCGTGGTGGTGCCGGCGTTCCCGCTCTACGCCGTGTACGCGGCAAGCAAAGC GTATATtgatcaactactccctccgtccgg CACAAGT ggagtatctcggaGTCTAAGCGTCGAATACAAACAGTACGGAGTGGATGTCCAATGCCAG ATTCCTTTGTACGTGGCCACCAAGATGTCGCCTGTTAAGGGCCACTCTCCGTTCATCCCATCGCCCGAGGAGTACGTCAAAGCTGCCATTCGCTGCATTGGCTACGAGCCGAGATGCGTCCCCTACTGGCGCCACTCCGTCCAGTGGTTCTTGGCGTCTCTGGCGCCAGACTCTGCTCTCAATCTGTGGCGTGTCCGGGTTGGTGTCCGCAAGAGAAATGAGATGAGAGCTCTGCTCGGAGAGAAGGAACTCAGCTGA